A portion of the Cryptomeria japonica chromosome 5, Sugi_1.0, whole genome shotgun sequence genome contains these proteins:
- the LOC131043992 gene encoding pentatricopeptide repeat-containing protein At3g24000, mitochondrial, with amino-acid sequence MPSIAHANVKLRASYAEGRLKEALHRLLTTHNPPVNLSTYLQQLQTCVAKKTLSEGKQVHSLINDRGFAFPSDTLLQNTLISMYDRCGSLVHARKVFDHMSQPNDFSWNIIIAAYKRHGFPQEALKLFHQMQLNTVEPNKFTLSTILTVCANVASVKHGLQIHGKVIRCGYESNVFVMNTVIGMYSKCGRLHDACELFDKMPQRDVVSWAAIIAVFTENGLLWKASQFLKQMQLVGVESKSAIYASILAGCAKVGSLGQGMEIHHNITESGFLSDILVENTLINMYAKCGDIQKAQKVFENMPQRNVVSWNTMIVGYAQHGLSDKSLEMFKQMHLEDVNPNSATFASILTECAKMETLEQGVEIHKKIIESGFLPDVIVVTALISMYAKCGSMQKAEELFKEMPQHNVVSFNAMIVGYDQNGLVDKSFELFRQMQAAGVKPNSATFASVLPACAQTGNLDQGKEIHKIIIESLMLSDIVVVTSLIDMYAKCGSMWKAHKLFQKMPHRNVVSWNALIVGYAQNGLVSKTLEIFKQMQLAGVKPNSVVFASILPVSAKMGALEQGMEMHQKIIKSGFLSDLVVNALVDMYAKCGSIQKARDLFDKMSQRNVVTWNAMITGYAQNGDIDEALEIFKGMPQRDVVSWTAIIAGYAQNGFVGKALKVFNQMQFGSVMPNSSTFVSILPACSKLGALELGMEMHRKIIENKFLTNMAITALIDMYAKCGSIQKSHKLFEKMHNPDVASWNAMIAGYAMHGCSSDALGLFELMEHSGTNPDRGSFICVLHACNHAGLMPDGCKYFNLMSDSYGIMPTMDHYVCMVDLLGRAGYLEESLHFIIKMPIKPDVVVWICLLGTCRSHKNIRIGETVAKLLFELECKDAAPFVLLSNVYAEAGRWDDIWNVRKLMKDRGIKKIPGCSWIEVYKVVHAFCMGDRSHAQTQDIYSKLEELSLEMKAAGYVSDTRSTLNDVEEEEKQLLLYHHSEKLAIAFGLLNTSPGTTIRVVKNLRICGDCHTATKFISKIVAREIVVRDTNRFHHFKHGQCSCKDYW; translated from the coding sequence ATGCCTTCCATTGCCCATGCCAATGTCAAACTGAGAGCATCCTATGCAGAAGGTCGTTTAAAGGAGGCATTACACAGACTGCTTACCACCCACAACCCTCCTGTAAACTTATCAACGTATCTTCAACAATTGCAGACCTGCGTTGCCAAGAAAACCCTTTCAGAGGGCAAACAAGTCCACTCTCTCATCAATGATCGAGGATTTGCATTTCCCTCGGATACGCTGTTACAAAATACTCTGATCAGCATGTATGACAGGTGTGGGAGTTTGGTTCATGCTCGCAAAGTTTTCGACCATATGTCTCAACCGAACGACTTCTCCTGGAATATTATTATTGCAGCCTACAAAAGACATGGCTTTCCTCAAGAGGCATTGAAATTGTTTCACCAAATGCAACTAAATACTGTTGAACCCAATAAGTTCACCTTGTCCACCATTCTTACTGTATGTGCCAATGTGGCATCTGTAAAGCATGGTTTGCAAATCCATGGAAAAGTGATTAGATGTGGATATGAATCTAATGTTTTTGTGATGAACACGGTGATAGGTATGTACTCAAAATGTGGTAGGTTGCATGatgcatgtgaactgtttgacaaaatgcctcagcgAGATGTGGTATCATGGGCTGCAATCATTGCTGTCTTTACAGAAAACGGGCTTCTTTGGAAAGCCTCGCAGTTtttaaagcaaatgcaattggtggGTGTAGAGTCAAAATCGGCAATATATGCGAGTATTCTCGCAGGCTGCGCCAAAGTAGGATCTTTGGGACAGGGTATGGAAATACACCACAATATAACAGAAAGCGGATTTTTGTCAGATATTTTAGTAGAGAATACCCTAATTAATATGTACGCTAAATGTGGAGACATACAGAAAGCGCAAAAAGTGTTTGAAAACATGCCTCAGCGAAATGTGGTGTCATGGAATACAATGATTGTTGGGTATGCACAACATGGACTTTCTGATAAATCGTTGGAAATGTTTAAGCAAATGCATTTAGAAGATGTAAATCCAAACTCAGCAACATTTGCAAGTATCCTTACAGAGTGTGCCAAAATGGAGACTTTAGAGCAGGGTGTAGAAATCCATAAAAAAATAATTGAAAGCGGTTTTCTACCTGATGTTATAGTTGTGACTGCGCTGAtcagcatgtatgcaaaatgtggaagtatgCAGAAGGCAGAAGAATTGTTTAAAGAAATGCCTCAACATAATGTGGTCTCATTCAAtgcaatgattgtaggatatgaTCAAAATGGACTTGTTGATAAATCTTTTGAGCTTTTTAGACAAATGCAAgcagcaggtgtaaagccaaactcAGCAACATTTGCCAGCGTTCTCCCAGCATGTGCTCAAACTGGAAATTTAGATCAGGGTAAGGAAATCCATAAAATTATAATCGAAAGCCTGATGTTATCAGACATTGTAGTTGTGACTTCgctgatagacatgtatgcaaaatgtggaagcatgtgGAAGGCACACAAATTGTTTCAGAAAATGCCTCACCGAAATGTGGTTTCATGGAATGCATTGATTGTAGGGTATGCACAAAATGGGCTTGTTAGTAAAACCCTTGAgatttttaagcaaatgcaattggcaggtgtaaagccaaattctgtAGTCTTTGCCAGCATCCTTCCAGTttctgccaaaatgggagctttggaacagggtatggagatgcatcaaaaaataattaaaagtggTTTTTTGTCGGATCTAGTTGTgaatgccctggtagacatgtatgcaaaatgtggaagcatacagaAGGCGCGTgacttgtttgacaaaatgtctcaaagaaatgtggtcacgTGGAATGCAATGATTACAGGATATGCTCAAAATGGCGATATTGATGAGGCTTTAGAGATTTTTAAAGGAATGCCTCAACGGGATGTAGTCTCATGGACTGCAAtaattgctggatatgcacaaaatggatttgttggtaAAGCCTTGAAGGTTTTTAATCAAATGCAATTTGGAAGTGTAATGCCAAACTCATCAACCTTTGTAAGCATCCTGCCAGCTTGTTCCAAACTTGGAGCTTTGGAGCTGGGTATGGAGATGCATCGAAAAATAATTGAAAACAAATTTTTGACTAATATGGCTATTACTGCCTTgattgacatgtatgcaaaatgtggcagCATACAGAAATCACATAAGTTATTTGAAAAAATGCATAATCCAGATGTggcctcatggaatgcaatgattgcaggatatgcaatgCATGGCTGTAGCAGTGATGCCTTAGGACTATTTGAACTAATGGAGCATTCTGGAACAAACCCTGACCGTGGAAGCTTCATTTGTGTTTTACATGCATGCAATCATGCGGGTCTAATGCCTGATGGCTGTAAATACTTCAATCTCATGAGTGACTCTTATGGCATCATGCCTACAATGGATCATTATGTAtgcatggttgaccttcttggtcgTGCAGGCTATCTTGAGGAATCCTTACATtttatcatcaaaatgccaataaaaCCAGATGTAGTAGTGTGGATATGTTTGCTTGGCACTTGTAGATCACATAAGAATATTAGAATTGGAGAAACTGTTGCAAAACTCCTTTTTGAGTTGGAATGTAAAGATGCTGCACCATTTGTTCTTTTGTCTAATGTCTATGCAGAAGCAGGAAGGTGGGATGATATTTGGAATGTAAGGAAATTAATGAAAGATAGAGGAATTAAAAAGATACCTGGTTGTAGTTGGATCGAAGTCTATAAAGTGGTACATGCTTTTTGTATGGGGGACAGATCACATGCGCAAACACAGGACATCTATTCAAAATTAGAGGAATTATCTTTGGAGATGAAAGCGGCGGGGTATGTTTCAGATACAAGATCAACACTGAATGATGTCGAGGAAGAGGAGAAGCAATTACTCCTCTACCACCATAGTGAAAAATTGGCAATTGCATTTGGATTGTTAAACACATCCCCTGGGACAACCATTAGAGTTGTGAAGAACCTTCGAATTTGTGGTGATTGCCACACTGCAACCAAGTTTATCTCCAAGATTGTTGCAAGAGAAATTGTTGTGAGAGATACAAACCGTTTTCATCATTTCAAACATGGGCAGTGTTCTTGCAAAGACTATTGGTGA